One part of the Arachidicoccus terrestris genome encodes these proteins:
- a CDS encoding Rpn family recombination-promoting nuclease/putative transposase has product MDNIIVSSTPSASVPYGLVVDRLGRLTNREVRERPLRRDVRPQFRKEDELIQPGRSPSKEQLENLKKDVIFKMLLGDQDYAKQVAIPFIKAFWGHLTEVTDLKLKTTTLTGSTKDSRNVCPDTVWQSQKTGDVFLIEMQRRYQDFYNQRLSLYDGKLRATLPKKSSDWDYNQVSVFVLGMADFDLERPASDSCIYEYVSMNPKNSQDLLTGRDWKMLIDLRKASRVRQAAYSERDKWLYLLNNFHKLKRIPAFLKEGYFDQVIKIAKNLNRTKMEELEDFFWENYQKDLAREAKAEERAIWMNKIKNIIKSFISFNPNCSIQEAAAQLGIEERLVRSVFPAGA; this is encoded by the coding sequence ATGGATAATATTATAGTTTCCAGTACCCCATCTGCCTCAGTTCCTTATGGACTTGTTGTGGACAGGCTTGGCAGACTGACCAACCGTGAGGTACGGGAGCGCCCCCTGAGAAGGGATGTGCGGCCGCAGTTTCGCAAAGAGGATGAACTCATCCAGCCAGGTCGGTCTCCGTCTAAGGAGCAGCTGGAAAACCTTAAAAAGGATGTGATTTTTAAAATGCTGTTAGGTGACCAGGATTATGCGAAGCAGGTTGCGATTCCTTTTATCAAAGCTTTTTGGGGGCACCTGACTGAGGTCACGGACCTGAAGTTAAAAACGACTACGCTCACAGGCAGTACCAAAGACAGCAGAAATGTCTGTCCGGATACTGTCTGGCAGTCACAGAAGACCGGCGATGTATTTTTGATAGAAATGCAAAGGCGCTATCAGGATTTTTATAATCAACGGCTGTCGCTGTATGACGGAAAACTCCGCGCAACGCTTCCAAAAAAAAGCAGTGACTGGGATTACAACCAGGTATCTGTTTTTGTTCTGGGAATGGCTGATTTTGATCTGGAAAGACCTGCTTCTGACAGCTGTATCTATGAATATGTAAGTATGAATCCGAAAAACAGTCAGGACCTGCTGACAGGCCGGGACTGGAAGATGCTGATAGACCTCAGGAAAGCCAGCAGAGTCAGGCAGGCAGCCTATTCGGAAAGGGATAAATGGCTGTATCTACTGAATAATTTTCATAAGCTGAAAAGAATACCGGCGTTTTTAAAAGAAGGTTATTTTGATCAGGTAATAAAAATTGCTAAAAATTTAAATCGAACAAAAATGGAAGAATTAGAAGATTTCTTTTGGGAAAACTACCAGAAAGACCTGGCTAGAGAAGCAAAGGCAGAAGAAAGAGCGATATGGATGAATAAGATAAAAAATATCATTAAATCTTTTATCTCCTTCAACCCAAATTGTAGCATTCAGGAGGCAGCCGCACAATTAGGTATTGAAGAACGGCTGGTAAGATCGGTGTTTCCTGCGGGGGCCTAA
- the rmuC gene encoding DNA recombination protein RmuC, producing MGDLNIWMGLAVGIIIGACMAIMWLRSTWTSASTYQEVSDRYHRSTQELALTYQKLEQKGGEMENLQSSLEEHKSILETLRSENRNLHQHFTRTEANLESVQTRLNETTEELGFKNQQISRLQEAIVDLRSEKSGLTAQNRSLQENQARQEEQIRQLNQKAHLEFEKIATEILKDRTQTFTESNKNNLDALLRPLSEHIEGFKKIIRDTHLQETKDRTALETKISELIKQTNQVSEQANNLATALKGQVKKQGNWGEMILESILEQSGLVKDRQYFLQATLKDPSGKQLRPDVLIKLPGSRTIIVDSKVSLLAYDRYVAATTKEQQQLALKEHLQSMYQHIDQLHSKNYDQLEESLDFTMLFVPIEPAYLLGIHEDPALWANAYSKRILLISPTNLIACLKLMDDLWKREMQSRSAMDIVRQGEKIYDKLIGFTESLTSVGDHLNKAQTVYQKAFNQMKSGRGNLIDQAIRLKSMGLKSSKTFSEELVNRNTTDWAEEDTSLQLDNNHKSKTTIQPSEEDDATTLIRSSDTKHSNAISGQ from the coding sequence ATGGGCGATCTAAATATTTGGATGGGATTAGCTGTCGGAATAATCATCGGAGCATGCATGGCCATTATGTGGCTACGGAGTACGTGGACCTCTGCCTCCACTTATCAGGAGGTCTCTGACAGGTATCATCGCTCAACCCAGGAGCTAGCCCTTACTTATCAGAAATTGGAACAGAAAGGCGGGGAAATGGAGAACTTGCAATCCTCACTGGAAGAACATAAATCAATCCTGGAGACGTTACGGAGTGAAAACCGTAACCTACATCAGCATTTTACCAGGACAGAAGCTAATCTGGAAAGCGTACAAACCCGGTTAAATGAGACGACTGAGGAACTGGGATTTAAGAACCAGCAGATAAGCCGCTTACAGGAGGCCATTGTTGATCTCCGCTCAGAAAAGTCGGGGTTAACCGCTCAAAATCGCTCATTACAGGAAAACCAGGCCAGGCAAGAGGAACAGATCCGGCAACTAAATCAAAAGGCGCATCTGGAATTTGAAAAGATAGCGACTGAGATTTTGAAGGATCGAACCCAAACCTTTACTGAAAGCAATAAAAATAATCTGGATGCTCTCCTTCGTCCGTTAAGTGAACATATAGAAGGGTTTAAAAAGATCATTCGTGATACGCATCTTCAGGAAACAAAAGACCGTACAGCACTTGAAACCAAAATATCGGAGTTGATCAAACAAACCAATCAAGTCAGTGAACAGGCCAATAATCTGGCAACAGCTCTAAAAGGTCAGGTAAAAAAACAGGGCAACTGGGGAGAAATGATTCTGGAAAGCATTCTGGAGCAGTCGGGTCTCGTAAAAGACCGGCAGTATTTTCTGCAAGCGACCCTAAAAGACCCTTCCGGCAAACAGTTAAGGCCGGATGTACTGATTAAACTTCCGGGATCCAGAACGATTATTGTGGATTCCAAAGTTTCATTACTCGCCTACGACCGTTATGTAGCTGCCACAACTAAGGAGCAGCAGCAATTGGCACTTAAGGAGCATTTGCAATCTATGTACCAACACATAGATCAATTGCATAGCAAAAATTATGATCAACTGGAAGAATCCCTTGACTTTACGATGCTCTTTGTCCCGATCGAGCCTGCCTATTTATTAGGCATCCATGAAGACCCGGCGTTATGGGCCAATGCTTACAGTAAGCGGATCCTGCTCATCAGCCCTACTAATCTGATTGCCTGTTTAAAACTCATGGATGATCTTTGGAAAAGAGAAATGCAAAGCAGAAGTGCTATGGATATCGTCCGGCAGGGAGAAAAGATTTATGACAAGTTAATTGGATTTACAGAATCACTGACTTCTGTAGGCGACCATTTGAACAAGGCTCAGACCGTATACCAAAAAGCCTTTAATCAAATGAAATCCGGAAGAGGCAACCTTATTGATCAGGCCATCCGTCTAAAGTCTATGGGGCTTAAATCATCTAAAACTTTTTCAGAGGAATTAGTGAACAGGAACACCACCGACTGGGCAGAGGAAGATACCTCCCTTCAGCTTGACAACAACCATAAAAGCAAAACCACAATACAACCTTCTGAAGAAGATGATGCGACGACCTTAATCCGGTCGTCAGATACAAAGCATTCTAACGCGATTTCTGGACAATAG
- the gltX gene encoding glutamate--tRNA ligase produces MSNTSKKVRTRFAPSPTGGLHLGGVRTVLFNYLFTRQNNGEFILRIEDTDRTRFVESAEAYIYETLAWCGLSPDESPAAGGPYGPYRQSERKDLYRQYADRLIRDGYAYYAFDTPEELETMRTAYKTEQNPSPRYDSTLRDKMRNSLTLSQEETNKLLEQGIPYVIRIKVPENETLRFTDMIRGEVIFNSSETDDKVLLKADGMPTYHLAVVVDDYLMKITHSFRGEEWLPSAPVHVLLWKYLFGLENMPTWAHLPLIMKPDGNGKLSKRDGDRLGFPVFAMNWTDPRTGDFTKGYRELGFLPEAFINMLAVLGWNDGSEQELFSMDELLDKFSVERIHKKGAKFNYEKALWFNKEWIKTLPAEKLKPHVEYWLKNAGIDISGKEAALTTIIDQVKDRCTLLTDFVEQTAFFFKAPEQLDLNAILKKWDAQKNTFFVELIRAYELAPDFTPEHLEHTFKEIAAASQLKPGELMLPFRIMLVGGKFGPHVFDIAAAIGAQQTVSRIKYALGLLETGNSGQ; encoded by the coding sequence ATGAGTAATACTAGTAAAAAAGTCAGAACCCGGTTTGCGCCGTCACCTACGGGAGGCCTCCATTTAGGCGGTGTACGCACCGTTCTTTTCAATTATTTGTTTACCCGTCAAAATAACGGGGAATTCATCCTGCGTATAGAAGACACAGATCGCACCAGGTTCGTTGAAAGTGCCGAAGCATATATTTATGAAACGCTAGCCTGGTGTGGGTTATCCCCTGATGAAAGCCCGGCAGCCGGTGGTCCTTATGGGCCCTATCGCCAAAGCGAAAGAAAGGACCTTTACAGACAATATGCAGACCGGCTGATCCGGGATGGCTACGCATATTACGCTTTCGACACGCCTGAAGAGCTGGAAACCATGCGCACGGCGTATAAGACGGAACAGAATCCATCGCCACGTTATGACAGCACATTACGTGATAAAATGCGTAATTCGCTCACCTTAAGTCAGGAGGAAACAAACAAATTACTGGAGCAGGGAATACCATACGTGATTCGTATAAAAGTACCGGAAAACGAAACGCTCCGTTTCACCGATATGATTCGCGGTGAGGTGATATTCAACAGTTCCGAAACAGATGATAAAGTTTTGCTCAAGGCAGATGGTATGCCGACCTATCACCTGGCAGTTGTTGTAGACGATTATCTGATGAAGATCACACACAGCTTCAGAGGAGAAGAATGGCTGCCCAGCGCCCCTGTTCATGTGCTGCTCTGGAAATATCTCTTCGGATTGGAGAACATGCCCACCTGGGCCCATTTGCCACTGATTATGAAACCTGATGGCAATGGTAAGCTCAGTAAAAGAGACGGAGACCGGTTAGGGTTCCCGGTATTTGCCATGAACTGGACCGATCCCAGGACCGGCGACTTCACCAAAGGATACCGAGAGCTAGGCTTCTTGCCGGAAGCCTTTATCAATATGCTGGCTGTTCTGGGCTGGAATGACGGTAGCGAACAGGAATTATTTTCTATGGACGAATTACTGGACAAGTTTTCCGTCGAAAGGATTCATAAAAAAGGTGCCAAATTCAATTATGAAAAGGCTCTCTGGTTCAATAAGGAATGGATCAAAACGCTGCCTGCAGAAAAACTGAAACCTCATGTTGAGTATTGGCTAAAAAATGCGGGGATCGATATTTCAGGGAAAGAAGCAGCGCTTACAACGATCATTGACCAGGTTAAAGACCGTTGTACACTCCTGACTGATTTCGTAGAACAAACTGCATTCTTCTTCAAAGCACCTGAGCAGCTGGATCTGAATGCCATCCTAAAGAAATGGGATGCGCAAAAGAATACGTTCTTTGTGGAACTGATTCGCGCCTATGAACTGGCCCCGGACTTTACACCAGAGCATCTGGAGCATACGTTTAAGGAAATTGCGGCTGCCAGCCAGCTGAAACCGGGGGAGTTAATGCTTCCTTTCAGGATCATGCTGGTGGGTGGTAAATTCGGACCGCATGTTTTCGATATCGCGGCTGCCATCGGCGCCCAACAGACCGTCAGCCGCATTAAATATGCGCTTGGTCTGCTGGAAACCGGTAACAGCGGGCAATAA
- a CDS encoding TonB-dependent receptor has product MQYRPCVSLSIVIFLLSSSITVRAGAPRSVYNRLSENHYKDDVFTSGTLQGVVTDKKTGTPIQGASITIPDLKLGAVSDALGHYRFKDLPKGIYLVHVSAVGYGAVNKKLNFDSPKTLDVALQESWVEADQVIVTGLSKATTLKRDPVPMVAVSKTYMDVHAGSGNVIAAIANVPGVSAVTTGPNVAKPFIRGLGYNRVVTAENGIRLEGQQWGDEHGIEVDQNAIHNAEVIKGPASLSFGPDAIGGVVNLITAPTAPEGTINGSVTGVYGTNNGLWNGSVALHGNQGGFVWGAVASAKTAKNYQNEHDGRVYGTNFSERDARVMFGLNKKWGYSYLHGTLYDDKQAIPDGSRDSATRAFTRQTSEEDENREIVPVSVLNSYDIPALHQRVQLYRIYNTSNVKLGSGNLLLNLGYQYSHRREFTHPTKPELAGLNLELQTYTYDAKYNFVMGAGYEATVGINGMYQDNGFGEGTDFPIPAYHQFDFGPFVVIKRTFDKLDLSAGARYDTRSFHGKAAYLDNSDETFPRLYTGPDPLDQPNVSQQFAAMHKHFSGPSGSLGATYNFSNAFLLKGNISTGFRSPSIAELSANGADPGSQIYHVGNADFKAEYSVQGDLGAFLTLPKLTASAELFVNHIENYIYQQQILDASGQPERVDANGNSNPAGLYSKFTYVQSKARIMGGEFNIDMHPFQWLHFANSMTLTYGTNLGDGPAVADSLKYLPFISPLHTHSELKGEWSKGFGPFRNLYAFCALDHYNQQDRFFSAYGTETYTAGYNLLGAGIGSKVMTEGGRELFALYIEASNLLNKDYQSNMSRLKYFDNANVPEGVRPGIFNMGRNISFKIIVPLNFKTAGIKRA; this is encoded by the coding sequence ATGCAATATCGACCGTGCGTTTCATTATCTATCGTCATTTTTTTATTAAGTAGTAGCATAACAGTAAGAGCGGGAGCGCCCAGAAGCGTTTATAACCGTTTATCAGAGAATCATTATAAAGACGATGTATTTACCTCAGGCACGCTACAAGGGGTTGTCACCGATAAGAAGACAGGAACACCTATCCAGGGAGCTTCCATAACCATTCCTGATCTCAAGCTCGGCGCTGTCTCCGATGCTTTGGGGCATTACCGGTTTAAGGATCTGCCAAAAGGGATCTATCTGGTCCATGTAAGTGCAGTGGGTTATGGCGCGGTCAATAAAAAGCTGAACTTCGATTCTCCTAAGACGTTGGATGTCGCGCTGCAGGAATCCTGGGTGGAAGCTGACCAGGTGATCGTTACCGGGCTTTCAAAAGCCACTACCCTAAAGCGTGACCCTGTTCCGATGGTGGCTGTAAGCAAAACATATATGGATGTACATGCCGGTTCCGGTAATGTCATTGCGGCGATCGCTAATGTTCCGGGGGTGAGTGCGGTGACTACCGGGCCAAATGTGGCAAAGCCCTTTATCAGAGGATTGGGGTACAACCGGGTGGTGACGGCGGAGAACGGCATCCGTCTGGAAGGTCAGCAATGGGGAGATGAACATGGAATCGAAGTCGATCAGAACGCTATTCACAACGCCGAAGTTATCAAAGGGCCCGCCAGTCTCAGTTTCGGACCGGACGCGATTGGCGGCGTCGTTAACCTGATTACTGCGCCAACCGCACCTGAAGGGACCATTAATGGATCTGTGACCGGCGTATATGGCACCAATAATGGACTCTGGAATGGTTCAGTGGCTTTGCACGGCAACCAGGGCGGCTTTGTCTGGGGAGCGGTGGCCTCCGCCAAAACAGCCAAGAATTATCAGAATGAACATGATGGAAGAGTATATGGGACCAACTTTTCGGAAAGGGATGCCCGGGTGATGTTTGGATTGAATAAAAAATGGGGCTATAGTTATTTACATGGAACATTGTATGACGATAAGCAGGCCATACCAGACGGTAGCAGAGATTCGGCAACCAGGGCATTTACGAGACAGACATCTGAGGAGGATGAGAACCGGGAGATCGTGCCGGTTTCTGTATTAAATAGTTATGACATCCCTGCGTTGCACCAGCGCGTCCAGTTGTACAGAATTTACAATACGAGTAATGTTAAATTAGGGTCCGGTAACTTATTACTTAATCTGGGCTATCAGTATAGTCATCGCCGGGAATTCACCCATCCCACCAAGCCCGAGCTGGCTGGATTAAACCTGGAGTTACAGACCTATACCTATGACGCAAAATATAATTTCGTAATGGGAGCCGGCTATGAGGCGACGGTAGGTATTAATGGAATGTATCAGGACAATGGTTTCGGTGAAGGAACAGATTTCCCGATACCGGCCTATCACCAATTTGATTTTGGGCCCTTTGTGGTGATTAAAAGAACTTTTGATAAACTGGATCTTTCAGCAGGCGCCCGCTATGATACCCGCTCCTTTCATGGTAAAGCTGCTTACCTGGATAATTCAGACGAGACTTTCCCCCGTCTTTATACAGGCCCTGATCCTTTAGATCAACCAAATGTCAGTCAGCAGTTTGCTGCCATGCATAAGCATTTTAGCGGGCCATCAGGCAGTCTGGGCGCTACCTACAATTTTTCTAACGCGTTTTTACTGAAGGGGAACATTTCTACAGGCTTTAGATCACCCAGCATTGCAGAGCTGTCTGCCAATGGGGCAGATCCCGGTTCCCAGATCTATCATGTAGGCAACGCTGATTTTAAAGCTGAGTATAGTGTGCAGGGAGATCTGGGAGCTTTTCTGACCTTGCCTAAACTCACGGCAAGCGCAGAATTGTTCGTTAACCATATTGAAAACTATATTTATCAGCAACAGATCCTGGATGCGAGCGGTCAGCCCGAAAGGGTGGACGCAAATGGCAACAGCAACCCCGCTGGTCTTTACAGCAAGTTTACGTACGTGCAAAGCAAGGCCCGGATTATGGGAGGAGAGTTTAATATAGACATGCATCCTTTCCAGTGGCTGCATTTTGCCAATTCGATGACGTTGACTTATGGCACTAACCTGGGTGATGGACCGGCAGTCGCTGACAGTCTTAAATATCTGCCTTTTATCTCACCCCTACATACACATTCTGAGTTAAAGGGTGAATGGAGCAAAGGATTCGGACCTTTTAGAAACCTGTATGCTTTCTGTGCGCTGGATCATTATAATCAACAAGACAGGTTTTTCTCGGCTTATGGTACTGAAACGTACACAGCCGGTTATAATCTGCTGGGTGCCGGTATTGGCAGTAAGGTAATGACTGAAGGCGGACGGGAATTGTTTGCTTTATACATTGAGGCCAGTAATTTGCTGAATAAGGATTATCAGTCTAATATGAGCCGGCTCAAATATTTTGATAATGCGAACGTGCCGGAAGGTGTCAGGCCCGGCATTTTTAATATGGGCAGAAATATCAGTTTTAAGATTATCGTTCCACTTAATTTTAAAACAGCCGGAATTAAAAGGGCATAA
- the proC gene encoding pyrroline-5-carboxylate reductase: MSKIAIIGGGNLGSAIAEGLINSGFTAADNLYVTRRNTALLEGLQSKGVHVLSDNLKAVEKADYIILAIKPFQVSEIIQQINPALDGKRHTLISVVTGVWIQDLVELTADKLPIVRAMPNTAIAIQESMTCTCMYKVSETQQKFVTDLFNQLGKTVDIDEKLMDAATVLGACGTAFAMRYIRANIQGGVEIGFNAKVAAVIAAQTVKGAADLLLQHHTHPEQEIDKVTTPKGCTIAGLNEMEHRGLSSSIIRGITTSYKKIVEKM, encoded by the coding sequence ATGTCAAAAATTGCCATTATTGGTGGCGGAAATCTTGGATCCGCCATCGCTGAGGGACTTATCAACAGCGGTTTTACCGCCGCTGACAACCTGTATGTGACCCGAAGGAATACCGCTCTTTTGGAAGGGTTACAGTCAAAAGGTGTTCATGTTCTGAGTGATAACCTAAAAGCCGTAGAAAAGGCAGACTATATTATCCTGGCCATTAAGCCCTTCCAGGTCAGTGAGATCATCCAGCAGATCAATCCGGCATTAGACGGTAAACGCCATACGCTGATTAGTGTGGTGACCGGTGTATGGATCCAGGATCTGGTGGAGCTAACCGCGGATAAGTTACCTATTGTCCGCGCCATGCCCAATACGGCCATTGCAATACAGGAAAGCATGACCTGTACCTGCATGTATAAAGTTTCAGAAACGCAGCAAAAATTTGTGACCGACCTCTTTAACCAGTTGGGCAAGACCGTGGATATTGACGAGAAACTCATGGATGCGGCAACAGTGCTCGGCGCCTGTGGGACAGCCTTCGCTATGCGTTATATCAGAGCCAATATCCAGGGAGGTGTTGAGATCGGGTTTAATGCTAAAGTGGCAGCAGTCATTGCGGCCCAGACGGTAAAAGGAGCCGCTGATTTGTTATTGCAGCATCATACACATCCCGAGCAGGAGATCGACAAAGTCACGACGCCCAAGGGATGCACTATCGCCGGCCTCAATGAAATGGAACACAGAGGGTTGAGTTCCTCTATTATCCGGGGTATCACAACCAGCTATAAAAAAATAGTAGAAAAAATGTAG
- a CDS encoding 5'-nucleotidase, lipoprotein e(P4) family, whose product MNTCKKWIIAGCIAFTLLAFSSCVSIKNNGIQAGGSDSMISNGKLFTAIWMQQSAEYKALCLQAFQLADLRLAGILTNQKPAKPLAIITDIDETFLDNSPYAIHQSLQGKDFDPATWNKWVEKAGADTIAGGLAFFQKAASQGVTIFYVTNRDRAGRAATLKNLQKFNFPNADDAHLLTMDKSSSKEERRQKIARDYTIALLLGDNLADFSPLFDNHPNSAARTAAVMALKEQFGKKFIILPNPNYGDWENALYNYKHGLNAAEKAAAFRRAGKRY is encoded by the coding sequence ATGAATACGTGTAAAAAATGGATAATAGCTGGCTGTATCGCTTTTACCCTCCTGGCTTTTTCCAGCTGTGTTTCTATAAAAAATAACGGCATACAGGCAGGTGGATCTGATAGCATGATCAGCAATGGCAAATTATTTACCGCGATCTGGATGCAACAGTCCGCTGAATATAAAGCGCTCTGCTTACAGGCCTTTCAACTGGCGGACTTAAGGCTCGCCGGTATTCTGACCAATCAGAAACCGGCAAAGCCGCTGGCAATTATAACAGACATCGACGAGACTTTCTTAGATAACAGCCCCTATGCCATTCATCAATCATTACAGGGAAAGGATTTTGATCCTGCTACATGGAATAAGTGGGTTGAAAAAGCAGGTGCCGATACCATTGCCGGCGGTCTGGCCTTTTTCCAAAAAGCGGCCAGTCAGGGCGTAACGATCTTCTACGTGACTAACAGGGACCGGGCGGGCAGAGCAGCGACGCTTAAAAACCTGCAGAAGTTCAATTTCCCGAATGCTGATGATGCGCATCTGCTAACCATGGACAAAAGTTCCAGTAAAGAAGAACGCAGACAAAAAATAGCCAGGGACTACACCATCGCATTATTATTAGGGGATAACCTCGCGGATTTCTCTCCCCTGTTTGACAACCACCCCAATAGTGCGGCCAGAACCGCAGCGGTTATGGCCCTGAAAGAGCAATTCGGCAAAAAGTTCATTATATTACCTAACCCCAATTACGGCGATTGGGAAAACGCATTATATAATTATAAGCATGGCCTGAACGCGGCCGAAAAGGCAGCGGCATTCCGCCGGGCAGGCAAGCGTTATTAA
- the lipB gene encoding lipoyl(octanoyl) transferase LipB, whose amino-acid sequence MKQIVFKDLGRMSYKDAWDFQESKLLKKTNLKRTGEADKIQNELFFVEHNPVYTLGKSGHEENVLISKEALEKRGIEYFHINRGGDITYHGPGQIVGYPIIDLEQFKTDLGWYLRSLEEVMILTLADYGLIGDRSPGETGVWLDPDKKGFERKICAMGIRCSRWVTMHGFAFNVNTDMSYFDLIVPCGIQGKKATSLQKELGHPVDIEEVKNRMKNHFATVFHAELAEI is encoded by the coding sequence ATGAAACAAATTGTTTTTAAAGATCTGGGCCGGATGTCCTATAAAGATGCCTGGGATTTTCAAGAAAGTAAATTACTTAAAAAAACGAACCTGAAACGAACAGGCGAGGCTGATAAGATCCAGAATGAACTTTTCTTTGTGGAACATAACCCGGTCTATACCCTGGGTAAAAGCGGCCATGAGGAAAACGTACTTATCTCCAAAGAGGCGCTGGAAAAAAGAGGAATTGAATACTTCCATATTAACCGGGGAGGGGATATTACTTATCATGGCCCTGGACAGATCGTGGGTTACCCCATAATAGATCTGGAACAATTTAAAACGGATCTCGGCTGGTATCTCAGGAGCCTGGAAGAAGTAATGATCCTGACACTAGCCGACTATGGGCTGATCGGTGACAGAAGTCCCGGCGAAACCGGTGTCTGGCTGGATCCGGATAAAAAAGGTTTCGAAAGAAAGATCTGCGCGATGGGTATCCGTTGCAGCAGATGGGTCACCATGCACGGGTTTGCCTTTAATGTCAATACCGATATGAGCTATTTTGATTTGATTGTTCCCTGTGGCATTCAGGGAAAGAAAGCCACTTCTTTGCAAAAGGAACTGGGGCACCCAGTGGATATCGAAGAGGTAAAAAACCGTATGAAAAATCATTTCGCCACTGTTTTTCATGCAGAATTAGCAGAAATTTAA